The bacterium nucleotide sequence CGCCGGGTCCGGTGCTCTTCCGGCAGGAGCGCGTCGGCCGCCGCGGGCGCATCTTCAGGATGTATAAGTTCCGCACCATGGAGACGGGCGCGGACGGCCGCGGCATCACCTCGGCGGGCGATCCCCGGATCACCCGCGTGGGCGCCTTCCTGCGCTCCTGGAAGCTGGACGAGCTGCCGAACCTGTTCAACGTGCTCCGGGGCGAGATGAGCGTGGTGGGACCGCGGCCCGAGCTTCCCTGCTATCTTTCGGGCCTCACCGGGCGTCAGCGGCGCATCCTGGAGCTCCGGCCCGGCATCACCGGCCTGGCCCAGCTCCGCTACATCAACGAGTCGCTGGTCATCACCCAGGAGCAGGTGGACCAGGACTACGAGTGGATTCTGGCGCGGAAGATAAGCCTCGACCTGGCCTATCTGGAACGGGCCGGGGCCCTCTACGACCTGCGGCTCATCCTCGCCACCTTCTGGATGCTGCTGCGCGGCGATTCGGCG carries:
- a CDS encoding sugar transferase, with translation MRGFLKRALDFVVAAVGVVLFAPVMGVIVVAIALGSPGPVLFRQERVGRRGRIFRMYKFRTMETGADGRGITSAGDPRITRVGAFLRSWKLDELPNLFNVLRGEMSVVGPRPELPCYLSGLTGRQRRILELRPGITGLAQLRYINESLVITQEQVDQDYEWILARKISLDLAYLERAGALYDLRLILATFWMLLRGDSARARLPHVPKLAGSPETAN